tgtgtgtgtgtgtttgtgtgtttgtatgtgtgtgtgtgtttgtgtatgtgtgtgtgtgtgtttgtgtgtgtgtgagtgtgtttgtgtgtgtgttcgtgtgtgtgtgtgtgtgtgtgtgtgtgtgtgtgtgtgtgtgtgtgtgtgtgtgtgtgtgtgtgtgtgtgtgtgtgactgctttacaacactttgtgtgTCTCAGGTGTTCACATTAACCAGAGGATGTATggatgtgaatggaatgatgagactgatgaggtTAAAGGTTGGCGTCAGGAAGGTCATGATGGAGAAGATTTCATATCGTTGGACATGAAGACATGGACATGGACTGCAGCAAAACCACAAGCTTTCCCCGACAAACTCAAGTGGGACCAGAACATATTTCTACTAGACCACCTGAAGTATTATTTCACTGAGCATtgtccttcttacttgaagaagtatgtgaagaatgggaagaaggtcctaatgagaacaggtagaagcacaccttgtactttcaccttttaacatgttagcactccccctataggaacattactgacattacactctgtctctttatactcttttctctttctctcaccttctctccatctttacctccatccacaccttctctccatctataccttcatccacaccttctctccatctttaccttcatccacaccttctctccatctttacctctatccacaccttgtctccatctttacctctatccacaccttctctccatctttacctccatccacaccttctctccatctttacctccatccacaccttgtctccatctttaccttcatccacaccttctctccatctttacctccatccacaccttctccctatctttacctccatccacaccttctcttcatctttacgtgcatctacaccttctctccatctttacctccatccacacattctctccatctttacctccatccacaccttctctccatctttacctccatccacaccttctctccatctttacctccatccacatcttctctccatctttacctccatccacaccttctctccatctttacctccatccacaccttctttccctctttacctccatccacaccttctctccatctttacctccatccacaccttctctccatctttacctccatccacaccgtctctccatctttacctccatccacaccttctctccatctttacctccatccacaccttttccccatctttacctccatccacaccttctccccatctttacctccatccacaccttctctccacctttacttccatccacaccttctcgccatctttacctccatccacaccttctctccatctttacctccatccacaccttctctccatctttacctccatccacgccttctctccatctttacctccatccacacctctccatatttacctccatccacaccttctctccatctttacctccatccacccctcttctccatctttacctccatccacaccttctctccatctttacctccatccagaccttccctccatctttacctccatccacaccttctctccattttacttccatccacccctcttctccatctttacctccattcacaccttctctccatctttacctccatccacaccttctctccatctttacctccatccacaccttctccccacattgtcttctgttcacacgtgacatcacttcctgtgcagagcttccagaggtgttcctcctccagaagacgccatcctctccagtcacctgcatggcgacaggtttctaccccgacTTAGCAGACctgttttggaggaaagacggcgagcagatcttcgaggacgtggagcacggagagctgctccccaaccacgacggaaccttccagatgtcggtggagctgaaagtggaggtgacggccgaggtggagggcaagtacgaatgtgtgttccagctgtctggcgtcaaggaggacctggtcaccaagctggagagaagaagcatcctgagcaacgcaagccatgaaggtgagaaagacacatttagttggagatgtttcccatcacaagtccacctgtcaccattattgatccatgtcaccatgacaacgcttgacgtctgcatgcaaagtagtcatgaaggtttcctcttcatgctttgtcactccacttgtgcttttttgctctccacagacaactggagcgtcgccctcgctgccacggcggcggtcgtcgctgtggcggccgtcctggcggccatcatcatcgtcatggtcaggcgtcacagaaacagacaaggtgagggacaccaatgtcctccgtcttcttcttcttcttcttcttcttctcggtccaggccgtgagttgatgctttcatccgggctgcatgttttagttgccttccagccaaacactcaaagatccacagagacagagcgcacactctcacatagaaacacgtgaggaaaaagtccatttcaccttgtttcactttcatttcagcCCAGTACGATCCAGCTCGTAAGTAAAACATCTTTTCTTTGAGCCGCAAGAAACAAAGCCGTGGTGAAGCGTCACTCACATGGAGGTCTGATGTGGACCTTTGTTACAAGTTTAGCCTGAAAATCCCAACTTGAGCTgactccttcacaataaaagaccctcctgtgagcacacgcaatacaaagtgtggcatatctcacgtttgtcatgagtcctcatgatgaggatcagccaaatgagacctcaagtgtgctgactcatcaagaaggtatcctagtcaggaagtagaagagcagcACTCTGCTTCTTCATGTTTCCAAGTCACACCTCAAAGATCTGATGTGAGTGACGAGGCACCTTCTGGATGTTCTTCCTTCACCGTTTGCGTTTGTCCCGCAGCTGGCCACGGCGGCGTGGAGCTCTCCGAGATGGTGGCGGCTGAAGGCTGAGTAAGTCTGCACCTCCAAATGTTCTTGTGTGAAGATGATGTTCAACTTGCTTCTGTTGGGAATGTGCtgagtcatcttcttcctccaggatgctttgtgcactggaacacAGAGAGATGTCTCCATCGCTGAGGGACGTCATGGAGATGTGCTTTGTTCTTCACCCCACTGCTCCTCACGCTATTCCATCTATTCTTCTTTGGCCGTTAAAATACTTTCAACATCAAACGTTGGTGGCTAGAAAATCATTCGGGGCTCACGTTTCATGGCCTTGACATCATGACGAGGATTTCTTCTTTCTTTGAATGGCCGCTGCTTATGATCAATATCACATTGTGTCACATCTCTGTCAATAAATCCGTTTGTTCTCCACTCGCCTCGCACTGCTTTCTTGGCGACCAGGAAGGCTCTCGCTCATAACAATGGTAGAAataggtcaattttttttttcttgtattttttcattcaacacttaaatccctaGATCAGTTTCAGGTTTATCTGTCCATatcatattctttttttaatattttatgccctttttgtcaaaactctGTTTTGTTAAAAAATCActaaataataatttttactaAACATAATTGCAATcttaaattggtcaataattcataacatcattgattttaattcattcaattttgagcaatgacaattaaaaaatgccttaaaaatgtatttatttttttactttcaacacttaagtctctcgataaacttcagatccatccctcgtttctgtgacgacctgtcacgtcaggtgtcacatggtctgtttgcgtttgtgtttatctcctagtcagcgctcttattttggtcccacttcctgtttgtctccctgtgcgcttttccctcctcacctgtcgctgattggcagcctggccacacctggtcatggggtgagggtgatgggtcaaatgcagaggataatctcaccacacctagtgtgtgtgtgacaatcattgctactttaacttgaagtaaccagctggcttctatttatgcctgcctcgccctccagtcagggctcaaggattgttttgttaaaggttactctggtttgctgtatgctgcgtatgcttctgtgcacttccctgctgcacctccTTGTGCTCCCTGTGGGAATTAAAAGACTCTCACCTGCACgtcgtcctcctgtctcctgcatcttcGGGTCACAACTAGAGCAGCCATGCGAGTACGTGACagctttttcatttttttatttgtttttgcccttttagtcaaaaaccttttgtttttaaggcaaacacaaaatatccaatattttcccggaaaaatattttgaagtcaaATGTTTGAAGTgacgtacactgtaaaaactctttctgtgatattgtcctttttactttatttttaaaagtatatttattccaataaatcaatgtatttatatatataaaagtgtgaatattttcgtaacttattttttatgtgataaaagtaattttattggacttccaacataaattgattaagtaaaactcagttcaaaggtttaaatcagacctaaaacgtcaggacccgcccacctgcatgcagctgtggaagaacaagcccagacacgtttcttcacggagcccaaggaaaacacttgacagaactcatgtaagtattgatattgttaaaagtcagtatttgccaggattgaaatatatacattttcaaaagcatgtttcaacgttatatttagtttgctacttttcccgccgaccgccatttcgaatgtgctcttacctccaacagctcattaacttcaaccaaacattgtttatagcTGTGCAGTTTATAGTTAGCGTTTTCTTTGcgtggtagtttaatattttattcttcagtttataagcagccacattaaagtagggctgcaacaactaatcgatgttttaaatagttggcgattaattagtcatcgattcgttggaactatgctatgcacatgcgcggcttttttttggttattttttttagttttataaacctttatttataaactgcagcaattacaaacagctgagaaacaatagggCAGGgtcgacatccgggcaactgagctacatacgggttcttcgagccatagcaaccttactggcgttgaaaacaaaccgtcgccattgctctttaacctgtcgacctgcgctgattaaactcgtcattctgcctccaaaatgccaaaaaactgtgttgtttttggttgtgcaaaccacaaccggaaacagggaaaacaaaggtcgtattttgttctgccaaagcgtgctaaaagcccacagagacgagacaaatggctcgcagctttacaccgggaaaacgaggacggttctcactggagtcccccaaaatcccgggtcgtgtgttcggatcacttcgtttctggtaaatataaggaacaaaaatccaccttcttaaccacaacttggctataccgtccatgctaatgttgaacccgttgaatttttactgaataacgttcgacagttgaagttgttgttgttgcacaacaataacatacggtataaaggctatttccagtaattcagcaaataataaatcataatactgaactgaatttgaatgagctctctacagatataataaatatacagatactggtagccaccgtgtcatccttattatcatttatcaacataccttgggtgatttaacaatttttatgtgatttattcgttatataacaaccgaagctaacaaccgacctggtgcgcttgtgaggtagacataaagatgtccaaattccatgtccggccattgtgtgggattatcagtccacgcatctgctggaaggcggtaagggcagtcgtttaatccgactacagaacattttaactcgtatcttaacctagcctcactggaaagactatttacataatcatacgccatttagaacagtttaaaatgccgtgaaacctcgttaaatgccttttctgtcaatgctgtgttcgctgtgagctggtttgttttcaacgaattcaatatggcggcggttgctaggggattggcaggcggaagtgacgtaggtccgccctcgcctataatcaaaataagtacaaaacagcgctgaggctacgtctcatgaggtggaggtaagccagccaatgatgtgtcatgtgcagctcacgtgacctcCTTTGCTggaacattcgaaaaatggcgcaggaaaacagtacggatagttcagcggagaaacatcttgaggttattgcttcggcTTTTAACATGCATGGACAGAGCCGACTATACTGTTAGATTGGGACGTGCTGTGAAGTGGTCGGTGACGTGTTAACGAAGGCGGAAGTAAACCAAGGAGTGGTGGCTAACAAGTGAGCGTATCTAAATCTCCTTGGCGGTTGTGCATAAGCTGTATTGTGACTGGATCGAGATGGAAGGGGATAGTGACGGGAtgtatgaggaaagtatggacgtgGATAGGACTAAAGGGGAGAGAGGAAAGAAGGGGAGTGGAGGGCATGAAGGAAAATCGAGTGCTAAAAGAGTACACGATGAAGAAgtagaaaagaggaaaaagactatggaagataattacaggatcatatatacatttaaatcaggTCAAGACATGAATGACATAAGTTTGATGACACTGGTTAAGGGGTTAAAAAAGGACATCGGAGAGGTGGAGATAGCGAAGGTGCTCAGGGACGGACGACTTTTGATTAAATGCAAAAGAACAAAGCAATGCGGTTGCAAAAACTGTGCAATAAGATAATAAAGGAAAAAATGGAAGTGGGGGAACGAAAGGGGGCAAGAGGAGTAGTGACAGGAATCCCAAGGGGTGAAAATTTAGAAGAATTGAAAAGACAAATAAAAGGGGGTACTGTCAAGATGATGACAAGAATGATGGCATTTAGAAATGGAGAAAAGACGGAGAGCGAATCTGTATTAGTACAGTTTGTCGAGGAAGTTCTACCGCAAAGAATTATGATTGGGTTTTTAAGCTTTTACGTTAGAGCTTACGTCCCACCCCCAGTACACTGTTTCAAGTGCCAACGCTATGGGCACATAGCCAGTGTGTGCCATGCTAAGTTGAGATGTGGAAGGTGTGGAGGAGAGCATGAATATGGACAATGTGGAGACAATATACTGGTCAAGTGTTGTAACTGTGGCGGGAATCACACAGCAGCGTATGGAGGATGTGTCattaggaaacaggcaacagaagtacagcaaatcagagtagaaagaaatattacatacgcagaggcagttaaagtaagaaataaagaaagtgcAGAACAAGATAGAAGTGAGAATAGATCAGAACAAGACACATGTGACAATAGTACAAGTAATAAAAAACAAGAGGCAGCAAATACAGGACTTTCCATGGACAAGCTAGTTGTGTTCCTGGCATATGTAATAAACTGCACAGAACAggcaagaaataaaactgagaagatcaaaataattgtcaaagcagcagcaaagttcttaaatttaaaagAACTATCTTGGGAACAGGTACAAGGTGAACTACAGAGAGTAGACGAGACCGAGTCATGTTACCACAATCCAACGCCATGTTAATTGTTCAGTGGAATGCCAGAAGTTTAATAGCAAACGGACAGGAACTAAAgggttatattaataatatgaaaaataaaccacatatacTATGTATTCAAGAAACCTGGCTGAAGCCAAAATTGAGCTTTATAATAAAAGGATACATAACAATACGTAAAGATAGGAATGATGGGCAAGGAGGAGGATGTGCCATATTTATTAAAGAAGACATGcaatatacaatattaaaagaaaaacaagaactagAAATAGTAGGGGTAGAAGTatggaataataaagaaagatacAAAGTGCTAAACTTCTATAATCCGTGCAAGAAATTACAAAATCATCAACTAGAAACAATAGTCGAGCACTGGAGTGGCAATATCATttggtgtggtgactttaatgcACATAGCACAATGTGGGGTGAAAGGGATGACTGGAATGAGGAAACATTGGaagcatttttggaggaaaaagaaCTGGTGTGTGTGAATGATGGATCGGGAACAAGGTTAGATGTAGTTACGGGTAAAGAAACAGCAATAGATTTAACACTAGTGTCACAAGGGTTAGCAGGAAAGGTAGAGTGGGAAGTAAATAAAGACAGCACTATAGGAAGTGATCACTACCCAATATTCATTcacataaacataaatcaaaggaCAGAAAGCACTAAAATAGAAGGAAGATGGAAGTATAATCACGGTGACTGGGGACAATATAGGGAAAGTACCGACATGACATTAAAGGAAGTGGATATAAATCAAGATATTGAACAACTGAATACAGATATTACAAAGTGCATAATGGAAGCAGCCAAAAAGAGTATACCAAGGAGTAGTATAGGGAAAAGAAGGAAGATAGTGCCGTGGTGGACACAAGCGTGCACAGACGCAATAAAAGAACGGAATAGAGCATTTAGAATATTGAGAAGAACACATAATTTCCAAGATATGATCCAATATAAAAGGCACCAAGCTAAAGTAAGGTatgttattaaaaagacaagAAAACACTACTGGAGAAAGTTTTGTGAATCATTAAATAGAAATACTCCTTTAGGCCAAGTGTGGGGAATGATCAAGAAAATGTCAGGGATCAGAAATGAACATAAAAATCATGTGATGAAAGATGGGACACGgtgtgtggtagaaaataaagaaaaagcagaacttttagcaaaaacatttgttaaagtgcacagtAATGATAATTTGAGAAATGTAGAAATACAAAAGAGAGAAGAAACAATTAGTTTAAATATTGGGGAAATGATGGAAGACAACGATAATAGGGTAACCAACACTATAGATATGAAATTTTCTTTGAATGAAATGGTTCGAATattgaaaaaggttaaaaatacaaCACCAGGAAAAGACCAGGTGAGTTATCAGATGATCAAGAATTTAAGTAGTATTGGCAAAGAAGTGGTCTTGGAATTATATAATAGGATATATGAAGAAGGAAAATTACCAGCGGAGTGGAAAGAAGCTGTAATAATTCCAATATGCAAACCAGGGAAAGATCCGGAAGAGGCAGGTAATTATAGGCCGATAGCATTGACCTCAAATTTGggcaaagtaatggaaaaaatgattaatgaaagactagtatattatttagagtcaaaagaaataataaaaaattaccaaagtggatttcgcaaagcaagaaacacaaacgacccagcagtgcagctggaagaggaaattagaaagggacaaataaataaagaaagtataattgcagtattttttgatatagagaaagcttatgatatgttgtggaaacaggggttgctgataaaactaaataaaattgggATAAGAGGGAAAATGTATAGATGGATAAAAGACTTCTTAACAAGTagaaaaatattagtaaaaatagagaatgaatacagcagagtatatgaagtggaaaatgggaccccgcaaggaagtataataagtccagtattattttcaataatgataaatgaagttTTTAGTGAAGTAGAAGGGTTAGTGGATGTGGCACTGTTTGCTGATGATGGTGTGATGTGGAAGAGAGGTAGAAATACTAATCATATAGAAAAGAAGATTCAAAAAGCGGTAAATAATGTTGAAGAATGGGGAACGGCTTGGGGTTTAAGATTCTCTGTTGGAAagacaaaagtcatacattttacaaagaggaaagtacaaaacaagctccaaattaaactctatggagaaaatatagaagaggtacaagtatttaaatatttgggtatatggtttgataaaaatattaactggtcaacccacatcagcaaaatagtggagaaaagtaaaaaggtgttaaatataatgagggctttgaggggtaaagattggggggctgataggcagacattgaaagcaatatatatgactttaattcgatctgttattgattatggatgcattatttatcaatctgcttcaaaaacattACTTGGGAAAATAGACAGGATCCAATCACAGGCTTTAAGGTTATGTTGTGGAGCTACAAAATCAACCCCAGTTACAGCATTACAAGT
This genomic interval from Nerophis lumbriciformis linkage group LG07, RoL_Nlum_v2.1, whole genome shotgun sequence contains the following:
- the LOC140678963 gene encoding patr class I histocompatibility antigen, A-108 alpha chain-like, which gives rise to MYGCEWNDETDEVKGWRQEGHDGEDFISLDMKTWTWTAAKPQAFPDKLKWDQNIFLLDHLKYYFTEHCPSYLKKYVKNGKKVLMRTELPEVFLLQKTPSSPVTCMATGFYPDLADLFWRKDGEQIFEDVEHGELLPNHDGTFQMSVELKVEVTAEVEGKYECVFQLSGVKEDLVTKLERRSILSNASHEAGHGGVELSEMVAAEG